In the Vibrio sp. FE10 genome, AATAACTAGGGAAAGAGAATGAACACACTTTGGGAACAGTTTGCGTTTTCGGCTTCGGTGACAGGTCCCATCTGTTTAATGCTGTTTCTTGGTGTCATGCTCAAGCGAATCGGCTTAATCAATGACAACTTCATTGATGTCGCATCCAAGGTCGTGTTTCAAGTCACCCTGCCTGCAATGCTGTTTTTGAGCATTGTTCAGTCTAACCACGACTTTGCCGCAAGTGGAAAGCTCGTCATTTTTGGTTTAGTCGCCAACCTTGCCTTCTTCGTATTCACCACAGCAAGCACCAAAATAGCCTTTAAAAAGCCTCAAGACCAAGGCGTAATCGTACAAGGTGGCTTTCGTGCCAACACTGCTATTATCGGGCTTGCTTATGTTGCCAATATATACGGCAACGATGGTGTCGCGCTCGCTGCTCTTTATGTCGCATCGCTGACTGTTCTCTATAACATTCAGGCAGTTATCGCGCTCACCCCAAAAGGTCAAGAGTCGGGTGAAAAAGCCATTCAAGTGATTGTTAAAACGCTCACCAAAAACCCTCTTATTATCTCGATCGCTATGGGTGTCTTGTTCTACTTACTATCGATTCCAGTACCGAAAATGGTGACAGATGCAGGGCAGTATTTTGCCAATATGACGTTACCATTAGCCCTGCTATGTACTGGAGGGTCGCTTGATATACGCTCTCTGAAAAAAGATAAAGGCCCAACTTGGTTCTCTACGGGATACAAACTGGTTTTGGCTCCGCTACTGATCACTCTGGCTGCCCTGTTCTTCGGTTTTAGAGGCTTAGATCTTGGTCTTATTTTCTTGATGAGCGCAGCGCCAACCGCAGCTGCAAGCTATGTTATGGCGCGTGCGATGGGTGGGAACTCCACATTGGCCGCCAATATTATCGCGCTAACCACTGTCGTTTCGCTTATCACTTGTACGCTTGGCATATTTGCATTAACTGCAATGGATTTAATATAGCTGCGACAGGCTTCAAAAAATCAATATAAGCCTTAAATCAAAGGCCTCCAGCTTTGATTTAGGACTAACTGATTCCACATAAAGACTGTTAGATTTTACGAAATTTTTCTTAGAGATCTGATATGTCTTCCGTTCAACATACGCCTTCACAGCGCATCGCCAGTATCGAGTTAGGTCGAGTGGTTGCTATCTTGGCGATCATTGGCTTACACGGCCAGATGGCACTTACTTATTGGCAAATCGATGAAGTGCCATGGATTGGTTATGTGCTTAACCAAGCCGCTCGCTTCGCTGTGCCTCTGTTCTTCCTTATTTCCGGCTATCTGATCCAACCTAAGCTCACAGCGTCGCCTTGGACAACCTTCATCAACTACTCCAAACCACTACTCAAAGTTTGGTTGGTATGGAGCGTCATCTGCCTAGTCATGCCATTTAATCTCGCTAAGGTTGAAGAATTGGGTTACTTAGGCGAACGCCAAGGCTACTGGGGCTTTTTAATGAACACCCCGCTCAACTCTTTCTTAGAGGGTGGGCTGGTTCACTTATGGTTTATTCCTGCCCTTGTGTGTGCAGTTTTGATCATCGCCTTAATGGTTGAGATGAAACTCGACAAACTGCTATTGCCAACGGCTATTCTGCTTTACGTGTATGGTGTGTTGGCGGGCAGCTATGCGAGCTTAACCGACCTCAGCGCGCCATTCTTCACCCGTAACGGCCCGTTCTTTAGTACGTTAATGGTGACCTTGGGCTTCCTGATTCGTCAGCATCAATGGAAAGTATCATCAGCCAAGGCATTGGGATTATTAGCACTAGGCATGTTCATTCACTTTGCTGAGGCAGCATGGCTAACCACGTTTGACATCGCATTCAACATGAATGATTTCTTGTTCGGTACTGCTCTATGGGGAATGGGCGTGTTTATGTGGCTTCTGGCTAATCCAAACATCGGTGATTACGCGTGGGTTCGTTCTATCTCGAATCGCATGCTAGGTATCTACGTTTGCCATCTGCTGATCATTATCGTGCTGTTCAATGTTTGCGGAGTCTTGGGTATCACGGAGCTCGGTAAAGATATCACCGTCTTCTTCGGCACCTTTATCCTGAGCTTTATGTTGGTCACTGGTATCGAAAAAACGCCACTACGACACGCGCTGCTTCGTTAGTGTTTGTGCCTAACATCATCAGCTAAATCAATTTTAACCAGCCACAAAAAAGAAAGGCAAGATAACTTAATATCTTGCCTTTCTTTCATCATATTGGAACCGAGATTATCTCACTCGTGAGGTGCTATAGGAACGCCATCGCGCCTTTACCTACCCCTTCATAAGCGACGATCTGTAGTGACTGGTTTTCTGCCAAGCTTGGGGCAACTTGATCCGCAATATAGCCTGCCAGTAATTCAACCGTGGTATCTGTTGGTAAGATTTCCGTTTCACTCTTAGCAATCGCTAGCTCAAATTCGCCTTGTGGCGCCGTGTAGCAGAAACCATAGTGACTTTCATCATTAACACTGTTCGCGTGTTCACTCAGGTTCAATGAAGAGACCGAAACTTGGTCTTCTTTAGAACCTAAATAAATATCTTCCCAACGCTGAGCAAACGCCTGCTCGCGTTGTTCGTCACGTTGACCATCAACCAAGATTTCGACTGGAGAACGATGGCCATGTGCGATGCGCTGACAGTTACCATCGTGCTTTTTCAAGCCGTGAGTATAGTGGTAGAACGCACCATTAATGTTTTCATGGCGAAGGGTAATCTCTAACCCTGTGACGTTACTTGGAAGGTTGTCGCGAAGAATATTATAAACGTGTGCGGTCACACTCTCGATGGTGATCGCCTCAGCATCAATCAGGCAGTATGCTTCATCAGGGCAATGCAGGTGCAAGCTCTTGTTACCACGCAGCACATCTACCTTAGAGTAACCGGCTTTGCTTGCTTGATGCACGATTGCAGCGTTTTTCATTGGCAGCAGTAAGCGGTGATCAACATGTTGATCAACCAGCTGTTTGATCTGCTTTTTGACTCTGCTAAAGTCCAGAACCATGCTCATTTCGTTCAGTTCACCAGACATGGTGACATCTAAAATCCAACTATCTCCTACGACCCCTCTGTGTTCACAGATATATGAAGAATCGATAACGGTAAGGTCTCTTACAAATAGGTTCAAGTTAAACTCCTTAGTGCTTTAATGAGATACGGGAGGCTGAATAATGTTCAGCAGGCACTTCGTCTCATTGATGTCTGATAAAATAGGACGGGCAGAATGTTACAACGAGCTTATAAAGTCCACCTTTTTACACCGTCATTCGAGAAATGAACAAACTACGCTCAATTTCCGCTAAAACATAGACTCGCCGCATGCTAATAGCCACATTTCAACTAGGGTTGCCAAGCGATTCACGACAGGTTTTGCTTTAGCCACAAACGCGGCGACATTCCCGCAACGTGCTGAAAAGCTCGAGCGAAGCCAGAATAGCTGTTGTACCCCACTTCGTCCGCCACCCAATTGATGGGCTTGTTCTGTAACAGCAACGACTGAGCCACAGACACCCGCCACTTTTGTACATAGTCACCTGGGGTTTCACCGACTTCACGCTTGAACGCTTCTATAAACTGAGTTCGCGACATCGCTGCCAATGAAGCCATTTGCTCGATCGAAAAGTGGCGAGCAGGCATTAGATGAATCGCAGTAACGACCGGAGCAAGCCGCGGATGAGCAAGCGCAGAAAATACACCTTGATCGATCTGCTGTTGTTCAATGAGATGGCGGAAAATCAAAGCCATTAACGCATCACTCAACTTATCCATTAAGTATTGCTGCCCTGATGACTCTTGGCTCGATTCTCGAAATAACACCTCTATCACAGGCATTAAGTTAGGTGCGTCCTCAAACGGAATCACGATCACATCAGGAAGCGCAGACAACAATGGATTCATCTGCCCTGCTCGATATTCCACACTCGCACACACGATTTCCGCGCCACCTCCGAAACCTTCAATTGCGTGTGGTGTGCTATTGGGTAAATAGACGATACAAGGTTGGGAGAGCTTCCTGTGTTCCGTATTAGCACTCGACAGAGTCAACTCACCGGCACTCAATACGTGAAGATGCCCCTCTTTGCCTTGTTGCGCGTTAAACGACGACACTCCACACAGGTTCCCAGAATAGAAAACGCCAGTGCGTATCGAGAAGTGTTCCATTAGTTGTGACAGCAGATCCATGCATCCTCCGAACGATTCGCTTACTTTTTAGTTCTTTTGTCCCTTTATAGACCGGACGAGTGGGCTAAATTACTTCAAACAAGATAACTAACACTGACAAGGAACTTGATATGTCACACATGAAATCGACCAGTCAAAAAATCACGCTATTGGCCGCGCTACTTGGAACCAGCTTTTCTTTAATGGCCGCAGATCTTGATATGAGCGTCGACAACAATGACCTCGCCATTAAAGGTTATGACCCTGTCGCTTACTTTGCCAATGAAGGGCCAGTTAAAGGCACATCTGAGTTCACAGCGACTTATAAGAATGCGATTTATAACTTTGTGAGCAGTGAAAACCGAGATGAATTCCGAGCTAACCCACAAGCTTATGCACCTCAATATGGCGGCTATTGTGCCTTTGGTGTGGCAATGGGTAAGAAATTTGAAACAGACCCACTAGCTTGGAAAGTAGAAGATGGGAAGCTGTACTTGAACTTAGATAAGTCAGTTCAAAAACGTTGGTTGGAGAACACACAAGAATTCATCCAAGACGCCAACAGCAATTGGACCACTATAAAAACCGTCGAAGCCTATAAGCTTTAAGTTCTAGCATTCAACGTTTATCCATTGCCCAGTAACAAAAACGGAAGCGACCGAACGCTTCCGTTTTCATTTTGACCGTCCAAAAATATAGGAAAACCGCCAACCATTGTTAACACCACAATAAACAACGATATGTCGCTCAAGCTTATGAAAAATCAATAAACCCTCAGTACGAATCAAATCCATTTTTATTCTATACTCCTAAAAGATAAGCTTTTCTTTTCATGGAAGAATAATGATATTACCTAGGATTTTGGTACTCGGGCTCTGTGCCTTCTCAACACTCACCTGCGCCACCCCATGGCAGTTCGTAAAAAGTGAAGATGGCATCATCATTGATAAGAGACCTCATAGCGAAGGCTTGGTAGAAATACGAGCACAAATGCAAACGCCCACCACCTATTCTGGTTTTTTACTGTTATTAGAAGACAGCGAAAACGTACCAAACTGGATAGATAATGTGTCGAAAAGTCGTGTCTTGATGCAGATATCTAAGTCTGAAAACATCGTCTATACCCAATTCAAAGCGCCATGGCCTGCCAGAGATAGAGATATGGTGACCTACTCAAAATACAGCATTGAAGATGGGCAGTTTGTCTTGTCGATTAAGGATGCGTCTAACTATTTAGCGAAAGAGTCAGGGTACATTCGAATTTATGATGTGGATGCGCTTTGGACATTGCAACCGCTCACCAATGGCAACAGTTACATCACCTATACCGCTTATGCGAACGCAGGTGGCATACTGCCAAATTGGCTAATGAACAAGTTATCGATTGGCAGTGCGCTGAGCACGTTTAAAGGATTGAAAGAACAGCTACCAAAGTACCAAGGCCAACAGCACCCTAATCTGCCAAGCGAGTCTCGCTAGCGATACATGTACAAGTTGTGGGAAGCTCACCTCTAAGGTTTTCTTGTTAGGGTCTTCTCGTTAAGGTCTTCTTGCTAGGTCTCGAGCTAAAATAAGTGCCAAACCAAATACCTGAAGAAACAAGGCGATGTTCTTATAGAAAGCCATTTTCTCGTCGAGTCTTTGGATTAATTCAACCAAAGTCAGGTTATCCAAATAGTAGTTATCGATTCGAGTTCGCTGCGATTCTTGGGCACTGTTTATCAGCATCATAAGCTTAGATAAATTAGCCAACGAGATGGTGGGAACTTCATCATCAACCCAGCGCCTTAACTGACCTCGCAACGCTTCGTCTAAAGCGGTAGCGGGTTGAGCCCTTTCTGCTGATGATTTATCTAGGTGAATCAGAATCGCTTCACGCTTGCGCTCTAAGGTTTCGATCGTGTTCCAGGCCAGTTGTATTGAGTACACATTGCCGTATTTACGATCGTTGTATTCTGCTTTCTCCGCTTCAATTTTGTCTAACACTAAACTCGACATGACAATCGCCATGACGTTAAGTATAAGACCTGCGAGGACAATCGCCCAAGCAGGAGGAAGGCGCAATGCCATAGTCGTCCCTAGAACATTTTATCAAAAGGTAGATAAACTAAGTTTAGGACAATCAAAGAGATCATGCAGATAAGCGTTAACACCATACCCACTTTTCGACCTTTGAAGTTCTTCGCTAAAATGCCTTTTGCATGAATAACTCGTCCCAGAATAAACGCTACGCCAAGTACGTGAATAAGCCAAACATCAGCACCATTCATCTCTAACAATCCCATCAAGATAACCGTGATTGGGATGTAATCCATTGCGTTACTTTGTGCCGATCGAGCTATCTGCAACGACTCAACACCGCCATCGGCATGAGCAACAAGATTGATTCGCCTCTGCTTAATAACTTCAATCGCTAACCAAATCATTACGACCGTCAGCAAGGCTGCGTAAAGTGCTGTTACCATCATATTTCCCTATTACTTGGAGTTTGTTGGGGGTGTTTCACCTGCCTATTAACGGATGAGGTCAACATAGAAGGATATTCGCGCCCGAACATTTGTAAGAGATCTCTCACATCGAACGTAAGAGATCACAATCAAGCTTCGCAGAAAATTCCTAAAATACAAACCCAACCCCTTGTTTTGTATGAATCCACGCATATTTATTTTAATGAGCGAGGATATTTATTTCCCAAGGTCAATTGCGAGCAAAGCCTCCACAGTGTTTAATACACATGTCGACAGGGAGTTGGCAGGAACAGGAAAAAGCCTAATGGATTAGGTATCTTCAGGATGAAGATTTGATGGCTTAGGATGAGTTATCAGCAAGGAAGTTATGCTCTAGGATAGAGTCACTTGTCAGGATGATGAGTTAGCAAGGACACCGCTAGGAAGGCGATGAATTG is a window encoding:
- a CDS encoding AEC family transporter, whose product is MNTLWEQFAFSASVTGPICLMLFLGVMLKRIGLINDNFIDVASKVVFQVTLPAMLFLSIVQSNHDFAASGKLVIFGLVANLAFFVFTTASTKIAFKKPQDQGVIVQGGFRANTAIIGLAYVANIYGNDGVALAALYVASLTVLYNIQAVIALTPKGQESGEKAIQVIVKTLTKNPLIISIAMGVLFYLLSIPVPKMVTDAGQYFANMTLPLALLCTGGSLDIRSLKKDKGPTWFSTGYKLVLAPLLITLAALFFGFRGLDLGLIFLMSAAPTAAASYVMARAMGGNSTLAANIIALTTVVSLITCTLGIFALTAMDLI
- a CDS encoding acyltransferase, with translation MSSVQHTPSQRIASIELGRVVAILAIIGLHGQMALTYWQIDEVPWIGYVLNQAARFAVPLFFLISGYLIQPKLTASPWTTFINYSKPLLKVWLVWSVICLVMPFNLAKVEELGYLGERQGYWGFLMNTPLNSFLEGGLVHLWFIPALVCAVLIIALMVEMKLDKLLLPTAILLYVYGVLAGSYASLTDLSAPFFTRNGPFFSTLMVTLGFLIRQHQWKVSSAKALGLLALGMFIHFAEAAWLTTFDIAFNMNDFLFGTALWGMGVFMWLLANPNIGDYAWVRSISNRMLGIYVCHLLIIIVLFNVCGVLGITELGKDITVFFGTFILSFMLVTGIEKTPLRHALLR
- a CDS encoding 6-pyruvoyl trahydropterin synthase family protein, which gives rise to MNLFVRDLTVIDSSYICEHRGVVGDSWILDVTMSGELNEMSMVLDFSRVKKQIKQLVDQHVDHRLLLPMKNAAIVHQASKAGYSKVDVLRGNKSLHLHCPDEAYCLIDAEAITIESVTAHVYNILRDNLPSNVTGLEITLRHENINGAFYHYTHGLKKHDGNCQRIAHGHRSPVEILVDGQRDEQREQAFAQRWEDIYLGSKEDQVSVSSLNLSEHANSVNDESHYGFCYTAPQGEFELAIAKSETEILPTDTTVELLAGYIADQVAPSLAENQSLQIVAYEGVGKGAMAFL
- a CDS encoding AraC family transcriptional regulator, which translates into the protein MDLLSQLMEHFSIRTGVFYSGNLCGVSSFNAQQGKEGHLHVLSAGELTLSSANTEHRKLSQPCIVYLPNSTPHAIEGFGGGAEIVCASVEYRAGQMNPLLSALPDVIVIPFEDAPNLMPVIEVLFRESSQESSGQQYLMDKLSDALMALIFRHLIEQQQIDQGVFSALAHPRLAPVVTAIHLMPARHFSIEQMASLAAMSRTQFIEAFKREVGETPGDYVQKWRVSVAQSLLLQNKPINWVADEVGYNSYSGFARAFQHVAGMSPRLWLKQNLS
- a CDS encoding YHS domain-containing (seleno)protein, which translates into the protein MSHMKSTSQKITLLAALLGTSFSLMAADLDMSVDNNDLAIKGYDPVAYFANEGPVKGTSEFTATYKNAIYNFVSSENRDEFRANPQAYAPQYGGYCAFGVAMGKKFETDPLAWKVEDGKLYLNLDKSVQKRWLENTQEFIQDANSNWTTIKTVEAYKL
- a CDS encoding START domain-containing protein, which gives rise to MILPRILVLGLCAFSTLTCATPWQFVKSEDGIIIDKRPHSEGLVEIRAQMQTPTTYSGFLLLLEDSENVPNWIDNVSKSRVLMQISKSENIVYTQFKAPWPARDRDMVTYSKYSIEDGQFVLSIKDASNYLAKESGYIRIYDVDALWTLQPLTNGNSYITYTAYANAGGILPNWLMNKLSIGSALSTFKGLKEQLPKYQGQQHPNLPSESR
- a CDS encoding DNA mismatch repair protein, whose translation is MALRLPPAWAIVLAGLILNVMAIVMSSLVLDKIEAEKAEYNDRKYGNVYSIQLAWNTIETLERKREAILIHLDKSSAERAQPATALDEALRGQLRRWVDDEVPTISLANLSKLMMLINSAQESQRTRIDNYYLDNLTLVELIQRLDEKMAFYKNIALFLQVFGLALILARDLARRP
- a CDS encoding MAPEG family protein yields the protein MVTALYAALLTVVMIWLAIEVIKQRRINLVAHADGGVESLQIARSAQSNAMDYIPITVILMGLLEMNGADVWLIHVLGVAFILGRVIHAKGILAKNFKGRKVGMVLTLICMISLIVLNLVYLPFDKMF